A single genomic interval of Homo sapiens chromosome 15, GRCh38.p14 Primary Assembly harbors:
- the ZNF710 gene encoding zinc finger protein 710 isoform X4 produces MFLVCDALLASRHGMEGFMDSGTQTDAVVVLSLAQAAVLGLVSENELFGATISAEAFYPDLGPELSGAAMGEPEPPGPDVYQLACNGRALEEPAEEEVLEVEAACEKHTRRKTRPPVRLVPKVKFEKVEEEEQEVYEVSVPGDDKDAGPAEAPAEAASGGCDALVQSSAVKMIDLSAFSRKPRTLRHLPRTPRPELNVAPYDPHFPAPARDGFPEPSMALPGPEALPTECGFEPPHLAPLSDPEAPSMESPEPVKPEQGFVWQEASEFEADTAGSTVERHKKAQLDRLDINVQIDDSYLVEAGDRQKRWQCRMCEKSYTSKYNLVTHILGHNGIKPHSCPHCSKLFKQPSHLQTHLLTHQGTRPHKCQVCHKAFTQTSHLKRHMLLHSEVKPYSCHFCGRGFAYPSELKAHEVKHESGRCHVCVECGLDFSTLTQLKRHLASHQGPTLYQCLECDKSFHYRSQLQNHMLKHQNVRPFVCTECGMEFSQIHHLKQHSLTHKGVKEFKCEVCGREFTLQANMKRHMLIHTSVRPYQCHICFKTFVQKQTLKTHMIVHSPVKPFKCKVCGKSFNRMYNLLGHMHLHAGSKPFKCPYCSSKFNLKGNLSRHMKVKHGVMDIGLDSQDPMMELTGTDPSELDGQQEMEDFEENAYSYASVDSSAEASVLTEQAMKEMAYYNVL; encoded by the exons CGATGCCCTCCTAGCTAGCCGTCACGGGATGGAGGGCTTCATGGACTCAGGGACACAGACGGACGCCGTGGTGGTGCTGTCCTTGGCTCAGGCCGCCGTGCTTGGCCTGGTCTCCGAAAATGAGCTCTTTGGAGCTACCATAAGCGCCGAGGCCTTCTACCCGGACCTGGGGCCCGAGCTTTCAGGGGCAGCCATGGGAGAGCCCGAGCCACCAGGCCCCGACGTCTACCAGCTGGCCTGCAACGGGAGGGCCTTGGAGGAGCCGGCGGAGGAGGAGGTGCTGGAGGTGGAGGCAGCCTGTGAGAAGCACACCCGGCGGAAGACGCGGCCACCTGTGCGGTTGGTGCCCAAGGTCAAGTTcgagaaggtggaggaggaggaacaggaggtCTATGAGGTTTCTGTGCCAGGTGACGACAAGGACGCAGGGCCAGCAGAAGCCCCCGCCGAGGCGGCCAGTGGCGGCTGCGACGCCCTGGTGCAGAGCAGCGCCGTCAAGATGATCGACCTCAGCGCCTTCAGCCGCAAGCCCCGGACGCTCCGGCATCTGCCCCGAACCCCGAGGCCGGAGCTGAACGTGGCCCCATATGACCCTCACTTCCCGGCCCCGGCCCGGGATGGCTTCCCCGAGCCCAGCATGGCGCTGCCTGGGCCAGAGGCCTTGCCCACAGAGTGTGGGTtcgagccaccccacctggcccccCTGAGTGACCCCGAGGCCCCCAGCATGGAGTCCCCGGAGCCTGTCAAGCCGGAACAGGGCTTCGTGTGGCAGGAGGCCAGTGAGTTCGAGGCTGACACGGCGGGTTCGACCGTGGAACGCCACAAGAAGGCCCAGCTGGATCGGCTGGACATCAACGTGCAGATTGACGACTCCTATCTGGTGGAGGCGGGCGACCGCCAGAAGCGCTGGCAGTGCCGCATGTGCGAGAAGTCCTACACGTCCAAGTACAACCTGGTGACGCACATCCTGGGCCACAACGGCATCAAGCCACACTCGTGCCCACACTGCAGCAAGCTCTTCAAGCAGCCCAGCCACCTGCAGACGCACCTGCTGACGCACCAGGGCACCCGGCCCCACAAGTGCCAGGTATGCCACAAGGCCTTCACGCAGACCAGCCACCTCAAGCGCCACATGCTGCTGCACTCGGAGGTCAAGCCCTACAGCTGCCACTTCTGCGGCCGCGGCTTCGCCTACCCCAGCGAGCTCAAGGCCCACGAAGTGAAGCATGAGAGTGGCCGCTGCCATGTCTGCGTCGAGTGCGGCCTGGACTTCTCCACCCTGACCCAGCTCAAGCGCCACCTGGCCTCCCACCAGGGCCCCACCCTCTACCAGTGCCTCGAGTGTGACAAGTCCTTCCACTACCGCAGCCAGTTGCAGAACCACATGCTCAAGCACCAGAACGTGCGACCCTTCGTGTGCACTGAATGCGGCATGGAGTTCAGCCAGATTCACCACCTCAAGCAGCACTCCCTCACCCACAAG ggcGTGAAGGAGTTCAAGTGCGAGGTGTGTGGCCGGGAGTTCACCCTACAGGCGAACATGAAGCGGCACATGCTGATCCACACCAGCGTCCGGCCCTACCAGTGCCACATCTGCTTCAAGACCTTTGTACAGAAGCAGACTCTCAAGACCCACATGATTGTACACTCGCCCGTGAAGCCATTCAAATGCAAG GTGTGCGGGAAGTCCTTCAACCGCATGTACAACCTGCTGGGCCACATGCACCTGCACGCCGGCAGCAAGCCCTTCAAGTGCCCCTACTGCTCCAGCAAGTTTAATCTCAAGGGCAACCTGAGCCGGCACATGAAGGTCAAGCATGGCGTCATGGACATCGGCCTGGACAGCCAAG ACCCCATGATGGAGCTGACAGGCACTGACCCTTCAGAGCTCGACGGCCAGCAGGAGATGGAGGACTTCGAGGAGAACGCCTACAGCTATGCGAGCGTGGACAGCAGCGCCGAGGCCAGTGTCCTCACTGAACAGGCCATGAAAGAGATGGCCTACTACAATGTGCTATAG
- the ZNF710 gene encoding zinc finger protein 710 isoform X6, producing the protein MIRSSAASTFAGTGDALLASRHGMEGFMDSGTQTDAVVVLSLAQAAVLGLVSENELFGATISAEAFYPDLGPELSGAAMGEPEPPGPDVYQLACNGRALEEPAEEEVLEVEAACEKHTRRKTRPPVRLVPKVKFEKVEEEEQEVYEVSVPGDDKDAGPAEAPAEAASGGCDALVQSSAVKMIDLSAFSRKPRTLRHLPRTPRPELNVAPYDPHFPAPARDGFPEPSMALPGPEALPTECGFEPPHLAPLSDPEAPSMESPEPVKPEQGFVWQEASEFEADTAGSTVERHKKAQLDRLDINVQIDDSYLVEAGDRQKRWQCRMCEKSYTSKYNLVTHILGHNGIKPHSCPHCSKLFKQPSHLQTHLLTHQGTRPHKCQVCHKAFTQTSHLKRHMLLHSEVKPYSCHFCGRGFAYPSELKAHEVKHESGRCHVCVECGLDFSTLTQLKRHLASHQGPTLYQCLECDKSFHYRSQLQNHMLKHQNVRPFVCTECGMEFSQIHHLKQHSLTHKGVKEFKCEVCGREFTLQANMKRHMLIHTSVRPYQCHICFKTFVQKQTLKTHMIVHSPVKPFKCKVCGKSFNRMYNLLGHMHLHAGSKPFKCPYCSSKFNLKGNLSRHMKVKHGVMDIGLDSQDAETEEQRT; encoded by the exons CGATGCCCTCCTAGCTAGCCGTCACGGGATGGAGGGCTTCATGGACTCAGGGACACAGACGGACGCCGTGGTGGTGCTGTCCTTGGCTCAGGCCGCCGTGCTTGGCCTGGTCTCCGAAAATGAGCTCTTTGGAGCTACCATAAGCGCCGAGGCCTTCTACCCGGACCTGGGGCCCGAGCTTTCAGGGGCAGCCATGGGAGAGCCCGAGCCACCAGGCCCCGACGTCTACCAGCTGGCCTGCAACGGGAGGGCCTTGGAGGAGCCGGCGGAGGAGGAGGTGCTGGAGGTGGAGGCAGCCTGTGAGAAGCACACCCGGCGGAAGACGCGGCCACCTGTGCGGTTGGTGCCCAAGGTCAAGTTcgagaaggtggaggaggaggaacaggaggtCTATGAGGTTTCTGTGCCAGGTGACGACAAGGACGCAGGGCCAGCAGAAGCCCCCGCCGAGGCGGCCAGTGGCGGCTGCGACGCCCTGGTGCAGAGCAGCGCCGTCAAGATGATCGACCTCAGCGCCTTCAGCCGCAAGCCCCGGACGCTCCGGCATCTGCCCCGAACCCCGAGGCCGGAGCTGAACGTGGCCCCATATGACCCTCACTTCCCGGCCCCGGCCCGGGATGGCTTCCCCGAGCCCAGCATGGCGCTGCCTGGGCCAGAGGCCTTGCCCACAGAGTGTGGGTtcgagccaccccacctggcccccCTGAGTGACCCCGAGGCCCCCAGCATGGAGTCCCCGGAGCCTGTCAAGCCGGAACAGGGCTTCGTGTGGCAGGAGGCCAGTGAGTTCGAGGCTGACACGGCGGGTTCGACCGTGGAACGCCACAAGAAGGCCCAGCTGGATCGGCTGGACATCAACGTGCAGATTGACGACTCCTATCTGGTGGAGGCGGGCGACCGCCAGAAGCGCTGGCAGTGCCGCATGTGCGAGAAGTCCTACACGTCCAAGTACAACCTGGTGACGCACATCCTGGGCCACAACGGCATCAAGCCACACTCGTGCCCACACTGCAGCAAGCTCTTCAAGCAGCCCAGCCACCTGCAGACGCACCTGCTGACGCACCAGGGCACCCGGCCCCACAAGTGCCAGGTATGCCACAAGGCCTTCACGCAGACCAGCCACCTCAAGCGCCACATGCTGCTGCACTCGGAGGTCAAGCCCTACAGCTGCCACTTCTGCGGCCGCGGCTTCGCCTACCCCAGCGAGCTCAAGGCCCACGAAGTGAAGCATGAGAGTGGCCGCTGCCATGTCTGCGTCGAGTGCGGCCTGGACTTCTCCACCCTGACCCAGCTCAAGCGCCACCTGGCCTCCCACCAGGGCCCCACCCTCTACCAGTGCCTCGAGTGTGACAAGTCCTTCCACTACCGCAGCCAGTTGCAGAACCACATGCTCAAGCACCAGAACGTGCGACCCTTCGTGTGCACTGAATGCGGCATGGAGTTCAGCCAGATTCACCACCTCAAGCAGCACTCCCTCACCCACAAG ggcGTGAAGGAGTTCAAGTGCGAGGTGTGTGGCCGGGAGTTCACCCTACAGGCGAACATGAAGCGGCACATGCTGATCCACACCAGCGTCCGGCCCTACCAGTGCCACATCTGCTTCAAGACCTTTGTACAGAAGCAGACTCTCAAGACCCACATGATTGTACACTCGCCCGTGAAGCCATTCAAATGCAAG GTGTGCGGGAAGTCCTTCAACCGCATGTACAACCTGCTGGGCCACATGCACCTGCACGCCGGCAGCAAGCCCTTCAAGTGCCCCTACTGCTCCAGCAAGTTTAATCTCAAGGGCAACCTGAGCCGGCACATGAAGGTCAAGCATGGCGTCATGGACATCGGCCTGGACAGCCAAG atgcagaaactgaagaACAGAGAACTTAG
- the ZNF710 gene encoding zinc finger protein 710 isoform X1 gives MIRSSAASTFAGTGDALLASRHGMEGFMDSGTQTDAVVVLSLAQAAVLGLVSENELFGATISAEAFYPDLGPELSGAAMGEPEPPGPDVYQLACNGRALEEPAEEEVLEVEAACEKHTRRKTRPPVRLVPKVKFEKVEEEEQEVYEVSVPGDDKDAGPAEAPAEAASGGCDALVQSSAVKMIDLSAFSRKPRTLRHLPRTPRPELNVAPYDPHFPAPARDGFPEPSMALPGPEALPTECGFEPPHLAPLSDPEAPSMESPEPVKPEQGFVWQEASEFEADTAGSTVERHKKAQLDRLDINVQIDDSYLVEAGDRQKRWQCRMCEKSYTSKYNLVTHILGHNGIKPHSCPHCSKLFKQPSHLQTHLLTHQGTRPHKCQVCHKAFTQTSHLKRHMLLHSEVKPYSCHFCGRGFAYPSELKAHEVKHESGRCHVCVECGLDFSTLTQLKRHLASHQGPTLYQCLECDKSFHYRSQLQNHMLKHQNVRPFVCTECGMEFSQIHHLKQHSLTHKGVKEFKCEVCGREFTLQANMKRHMLIHTSVRPYQCHICFKTFVQKQTLKTHMIVHSPVKPFKCKVCGKSFNRMYNLLGHMHLHAGSKPFKCPYCSSKFNLKGNLSRHMKVKHGVMDIGLDSQGGWAKRNGQSRNDTNMTHSGASCPVRGVGRLAKAETSLGWAQVWKGGTLEGHDDNNDGIFMSSSKDLNEIT, from the exons CGATGCCCTCCTAGCTAGCCGTCACGGGATGGAGGGCTTCATGGACTCAGGGACACAGACGGACGCCGTGGTGGTGCTGTCCTTGGCTCAGGCCGCCGTGCTTGGCCTGGTCTCCGAAAATGAGCTCTTTGGAGCTACCATAAGCGCCGAGGCCTTCTACCCGGACCTGGGGCCCGAGCTTTCAGGGGCAGCCATGGGAGAGCCCGAGCCACCAGGCCCCGACGTCTACCAGCTGGCCTGCAACGGGAGGGCCTTGGAGGAGCCGGCGGAGGAGGAGGTGCTGGAGGTGGAGGCAGCCTGTGAGAAGCACACCCGGCGGAAGACGCGGCCACCTGTGCGGTTGGTGCCCAAGGTCAAGTTcgagaaggtggaggaggaggaacaggaggtCTATGAGGTTTCTGTGCCAGGTGACGACAAGGACGCAGGGCCAGCAGAAGCCCCCGCCGAGGCGGCCAGTGGCGGCTGCGACGCCCTGGTGCAGAGCAGCGCCGTCAAGATGATCGACCTCAGCGCCTTCAGCCGCAAGCCCCGGACGCTCCGGCATCTGCCCCGAACCCCGAGGCCGGAGCTGAACGTGGCCCCATATGACCCTCACTTCCCGGCCCCGGCCCGGGATGGCTTCCCCGAGCCCAGCATGGCGCTGCCTGGGCCAGAGGCCTTGCCCACAGAGTGTGGGTtcgagccaccccacctggcccccCTGAGTGACCCCGAGGCCCCCAGCATGGAGTCCCCGGAGCCTGTCAAGCCGGAACAGGGCTTCGTGTGGCAGGAGGCCAGTGAGTTCGAGGCTGACACGGCGGGTTCGACCGTGGAACGCCACAAGAAGGCCCAGCTGGATCGGCTGGACATCAACGTGCAGATTGACGACTCCTATCTGGTGGAGGCGGGCGACCGCCAGAAGCGCTGGCAGTGCCGCATGTGCGAGAAGTCCTACACGTCCAAGTACAACCTGGTGACGCACATCCTGGGCCACAACGGCATCAAGCCACACTCGTGCCCACACTGCAGCAAGCTCTTCAAGCAGCCCAGCCACCTGCAGACGCACCTGCTGACGCACCAGGGCACCCGGCCCCACAAGTGCCAGGTATGCCACAAGGCCTTCACGCAGACCAGCCACCTCAAGCGCCACATGCTGCTGCACTCGGAGGTCAAGCCCTACAGCTGCCACTTCTGCGGCCGCGGCTTCGCCTACCCCAGCGAGCTCAAGGCCCACGAAGTGAAGCATGAGAGTGGCCGCTGCCATGTCTGCGTCGAGTGCGGCCTGGACTTCTCCACCCTGACCCAGCTCAAGCGCCACCTGGCCTCCCACCAGGGCCCCACCCTCTACCAGTGCCTCGAGTGTGACAAGTCCTTCCACTACCGCAGCCAGTTGCAGAACCACATGCTCAAGCACCAGAACGTGCGACCCTTCGTGTGCACTGAATGCGGCATGGAGTTCAGCCAGATTCACCACCTCAAGCAGCACTCCCTCACCCACAAG ggcGTGAAGGAGTTCAAGTGCGAGGTGTGTGGCCGGGAGTTCACCCTACAGGCGAACATGAAGCGGCACATGCTGATCCACACCAGCGTCCGGCCCTACCAGTGCCACATCTGCTTCAAGACCTTTGTACAGAAGCAGACTCTCAAGACCCACATGATTGTACACTCGCCCGTGAAGCCATTCAAATGCAAG GTGTGCGGGAAGTCCTTCAACCGCATGTACAACCTGCTGGGCCACATGCACCTGCACGCCGGCAGCAAGCCCTTCAAGTGCCCCTACTGCTCCAGCAAGTTTAATCTCAAGGGCAACCTGAGCCGGCACATGAAGGTCAAGCATGGCGTCATGGACATCGGCCTGGACAGCCAAGGTGGGTGGGCCAAGCGCAATGGACAGAGCAGGAATGATACCAACATGACGCACTCAGGAGCCTCCTGCCCAGTTAGAGGAGTGGGGAGGCTGGCCAAGGCTGAGACTTCGTTGGGGTGGGCTCAGGTCTGGAAGGGGGGTACCCTGGAAGGCCATGATGACAATAACGATGGgatatttatgtcttcttcaaaGGACTTAAATGAGATCACGtaa
- the ZNF710 gene encoding zinc finger protein 710 encodes MEGFMDSGTQTDAVVVLSLAQAAVLGLVSENELFGATISAEAFYPDLGPELSGAAMGEPEPPGPDVYQLACNGRALEEPAEEEVLEVEAACEKHTRRKTRPPVRLVPKVKFEKVEEEEQEVYEVSVPGDDKDAGPAEAPAEAASGGCDALVQSSAVKMIDLSAFSRKPRTLRHLPRTPRPELNVAPYDPHFPAPARDGFPEPSMALPGPEALPTECGFEPPHLAPLSDPEAPSMESPEPVKPEQGFVWQEASEFEADTAGSTVERHKKAQLDRLDINVQIDDSYLVEAGDRQKRWQCRMCEKSYTSKYNLVTHILGHNGIKPHSCPHCSKLFKQPSHLQTHLLTHQGTRPHKCQVCHKAFTQTSHLKRHMLLHSEVKPYSCHFCGRGFAYPSELKAHEVKHESGRCHVCVECGLDFSTLTQLKRHLASHQGPTLYQCLECDKSFHYRSQLQNHMLKHQNVRPFVCTECGMEFSQIHHLKQHSLTHKGVKEFKCEVCGREFTLQANMKRHMLIHTSVRPYQCHICFKTFVQKQTLKTHMIVHSPVKPFKCKVCGKSFNRMYNLLGHMHLHAGSKPFKCPYCSSKFNLKGNLSRHMKVKHGVMDIGLDSQDPMMELTGTDPSELDGQQEMEDFEENAYSYASVDSSAEASVLTEQAMKEMAYYNVL; translated from the exons ATGGAGGGCTTCATGGACTCAGGGACACAGACGGACGCCGTGGTGGTGCTGTCCTTGGCTCAGGCCGCCGTGCTTGGCCTGGTCTCCGAAAATGAGCTCTTTGGAGCTACCATAAGCGCCGAGGCCTTCTACCCGGACCTGGGGCCCGAGCTTTCAGGGGCAGCCATGGGAGAGCCCGAGCCACCAGGCCCCGACGTCTACCAGCTGGCCTGCAACGGGAGGGCCTTGGAGGAGCCGGCGGAGGAGGAGGTGCTGGAGGTGGAGGCAGCCTGTGAGAAGCACACCCGGCGGAAGACGCGGCCACCTGTGCGGTTGGTGCCCAAGGTCAAGTTcgagaaggtggaggaggaggaacaggaggtCTATGAGGTTTCTGTGCCAGGTGACGACAAGGACGCAGGGCCAGCAGAAGCCCCCGCCGAGGCGGCCAGTGGCGGCTGCGACGCCCTGGTGCAGAGCAGCGCCGTCAAGATGATCGACCTCAGCGCCTTCAGCCGCAAGCCCCGGACGCTCCGGCATCTGCCCCGAACCCCGAGGCCGGAGCTGAACGTGGCCCCATATGACCCTCACTTCCCGGCCCCGGCCCGGGATGGCTTCCCCGAGCCCAGCATGGCGCTGCCTGGGCCAGAGGCCTTGCCCACAGAGTGTGGGTtcgagccaccccacctggcccccCTGAGTGACCCCGAGGCCCCCAGCATGGAGTCCCCGGAGCCTGTCAAGCCGGAACAGGGCTTCGTGTGGCAGGAGGCCAGTGAGTTCGAGGCTGACACGGCGGGTTCGACCGTGGAACGCCACAAGAAGGCCCAGCTGGATCGGCTGGACATCAACGTGCAGATTGACGACTCCTATCTGGTGGAGGCGGGCGACCGCCAGAAGCGCTGGCAGTGCCGCATGTGCGAGAAGTCCTACACGTCCAAGTACAACCTGGTGACGCACATCCTGGGCCACAACGGCATCAAGCCACACTCGTGCCCACACTGCAGCAAGCTCTTCAAGCAGCCCAGCCACCTGCAGACGCACCTGCTGACGCACCAGGGCACCCGGCCCCACAAGTGCCAGGTATGCCACAAGGCCTTCACGCAGACCAGCCACCTCAAGCGCCACATGCTGCTGCACTCGGAGGTCAAGCCCTACAGCTGCCACTTCTGCGGCCGCGGCTTCGCCTACCCCAGCGAGCTCAAGGCCCACGAAGTGAAGCATGAGAGTGGCCGCTGCCATGTCTGCGTCGAGTGCGGCCTGGACTTCTCCACCCTGACCCAGCTCAAGCGCCACCTGGCCTCCCACCAGGGCCCCACCCTCTACCAGTGCCTCGAGTGTGACAAGTCCTTCCACTACCGCAGCCAGTTGCAGAACCACATGCTCAAGCACCAGAACGTGCGACCCTTCGTGTGCACTGAATGCGGCATGGAGTTCAGCCAGATTCACCACCTCAAGCAGCACTCCCTCACCCACAAG ggcGTGAAGGAGTTCAAGTGCGAGGTGTGTGGCCGGGAGTTCACCCTACAGGCGAACATGAAGCGGCACATGCTGATCCACACCAGCGTCCGGCCCTACCAGTGCCACATCTGCTTCAAGACCTTTGTACAGAAGCAGACTCTCAAGACCCACATGATTGTACACTCGCCCGTGAAGCCATTCAAATGCAAG GTGTGCGGGAAGTCCTTCAACCGCATGTACAACCTGCTGGGCCACATGCACCTGCACGCCGGCAGCAAGCCCTTCAAGTGCCCCTACTGCTCCAGCAAGTTTAATCTCAAGGGCAACCTGAGCCGGCACATGAAGGTCAAGCATGGCGTCATGGACATCGGCCTGGACAGCCAAG ACCCCATGATGGAGCTGACAGGCACTGACCCTTCAGAGCTCGACGGCCAGCAGGAGATGGAGGACTTCGAGGAGAACGCCTACAGCTATGCGAGCGTGGACAGCAGCGCCGAGGCCAGTGTCCTCACTGAACAGGCCATGAAAGAGATGGCCTACTACAATGTGCTATAG
- the ZNF710 gene encoding zinc finger protein 710 isoform X2: MIRSSAASTFAGTGDALLASRHGMEGFMDSGTQTDAVVVLSLAQAAVLGLVSENELFGATISAEAFYPDLGPELSGAAMGEPEPPGPDVYQLACNGRALEEPAEEEVLEVEAACEKHTRRKTRPPVRLVPKVKFEKVEEEEQEVYEVSVPGDDKDAGPAEAPAEAASGGCDALVQSSAVKMIDLSAFSRKPRTLRHLPRTPRPELNVAPYDPHFPAPARDGFPEPSMALPGPEALPTECGFEPPHLAPLSDPEAPSMESPEPVKPEQGFVWQEASEFEADTAGSTVERHKKAQLDRLDINVQIDDSYLVEAGDRQKRWQCRMCEKSYTSKYNLVTHILGHNGIKPHSCPHCSKLFKQPSHLQTHLLTHQGTRPHKCQVCHKAFTQTSHLKRHMLLHSEVKPYSCHFCGRGFAYPSELKAHEVKHESGRCHVCVECGLDFSTLTQLKRHLASHQGPTLYQCLECDKSFHYRSQLQNHMLKHQNVRPFVCTECGMEFSQIHHLKQHSLTHKGVKEFKCEVCGREFTLQANMKRHMLIHTSVRPYQCHICFKTFVQKQTLKTHMIVHSPVKPFKCKVCGKSFNRMYNLLGHMHLHAGSKPFKCPYCSSKFNLKGNLSRHMKVKHGVMDIGLDSQDPMMELTGTDPSELDGQQEMEDFEENAYSYASVDSSAEASVLTEQAMKEMAYYNVL, encoded by the exons CGATGCCCTCCTAGCTAGCCGTCACGGGATGGAGGGCTTCATGGACTCAGGGACACAGACGGACGCCGTGGTGGTGCTGTCCTTGGCTCAGGCCGCCGTGCTTGGCCTGGTCTCCGAAAATGAGCTCTTTGGAGCTACCATAAGCGCCGAGGCCTTCTACCCGGACCTGGGGCCCGAGCTTTCAGGGGCAGCCATGGGAGAGCCCGAGCCACCAGGCCCCGACGTCTACCAGCTGGCCTGCAACGGGAGGGCCTTGGAGGAGCCGGCGGAGGAGGAGGTGCTGGAGGTGGAGGCAGCCTGTGAGAAGCACACCCGGCGGAAGACGCGGCCACCTGTGCGGTTGGTGCCCAAGGTCAAGTTcgagaaggtggaggaggaggaacaggaggtCTATGAGGTTTCTGTGCCAGGTGACGACAAGGACGCAGGGCCAGCAGAAGCCCCCGCCGAGGCGGCCAGTGGCGGCTGCGACGCCCTGGTGCAGAGCAGCGCCGTCAAGATGATCGACCTCAGCGCCTTCAGCCGCAAGCCCCGGACGCTCCGGCATCTGCCCCGAACCCCGAGGCCGGAGCTGAACGTGGCCCCATATGACCCTCACTTCCCGGCCCCGGCCCGGGATGGCTTCCCCGAGCCCAGCATGGCGCTGCCTGGGCCAGAGGCCTTGCCCACAGAGTGTGGGTtcgagccaccccacctggcccccCTGAGTGACCCCGAGGCCCCCAGCATGGAGTCCCCGGAGCCTGTCAAGCCGGAACAGGGCTTCGTGTGGCAGGAGGCCAGTGAGTTCGAGGCTGACACGGCGGGTTCGACCGTGGAACGCCACAAGAAGGCCCAGCTGGATCGGCTGGACATCAACGTGCAGATTGACGACTCCTATCTGGTGGAGGCGGGCGACCGCCAGAAGCGCTGGCAGTGCCGCATGTGCGAGAAGTCCTACACGTCCAAGTACAACCTGGTGACGCACATCCTGGGCCACAACGGCATCAAGCCACACTCGTGCCCACACTGCAGCAAGCTCTTCAAGCAGCCCAGCCACCTGCAGACGCACCTGCTGACGCACCAGGGCACCCGGCCCCACAAGTGCCAGGTATGCCACAAGGCCTTCACGCAGACCAGCCACCTCAAGCGCCACATGCTGCTGCACTCGGAGGTCAAGCCCTACAGCTGCCACTTCTGCGGCCGCGGCTTCGCCTACCCCAGCGAGCTCAAGGCCCACGAAGTGAAGCATGAGAGTGGCCGCTGCCATGTCTGCGTCGAGTGCGGCCTGGACTTCTCCACCCTGACCCAGCTCAAGCGCCACCTGGCCTCCCACCAGGGCCCCACCCTCTACCAGTGCCTCGAGTGTGACAAGTCCTTCCACTACCGCAGCCAGTTGCAGAACCACATGCTCAAGCACCAGAACGTGCGACCCTTCGTGTGCACTGAATGCGGCATGGAGTTCAGCCAGATTCACCACCTCAAGCAGCACTCCCTCACCCACAAG ggcGTGAAGGAGTTCAAGTGCGAGGTGTGTGGCCGGGAGTTCACCCTACAGGCGAACATGAAGCGGCACATGCTGATCCACACCAGCGTCCGGCCCTACCAGTGCCACATCTGCTTCAAGACCTTTGTACAGAAGCAGACTCTCAAGACCCACATGATTGTACACTCGCCCGTGAAGCCATTCAAATGCAAG GTGTGCGGGAAGTCCTTCAACCGCATGTACAACCTGCTGGGCCACATGCACCTGCACGCCGGCAGCAAGCCCTTCAAGTGCCCCTACTGCTCCAGCAAGTTTAATCTCAAGGGCAACCTGAGCCGGCACATGAAGGTCAAGCATGGCGTCATGGACATCGGCCTGGACAGCCAAG ACCCCATGATGGAGCTGACAGGCACTGACCCTTCAGAGCTCGACGGCCAGCAGGAGATGGAGGACTTCGAGGAGAACGCCTACAGCTATGCGAGCGTGGACAGCAGCGCCGAGGCCAGTGTCCTCACTGAACAGGCCATGAAAGAGATGGCCTACTACAATGTGCTATAG